A genomic region of Negativicoccus succinicivorans contains the following coding sequences:
- the acpS gene encoding holo-ACP synthase — translation MKIYFGNDIVKISRIQKACERHPQFLERVFTAGEIAHAQGRVQMQWASLAGIYAAKEAAVKALTTGFRKGKFTDVEISWSELGQPMLQWHGVYAEQAQSLGIISASVSISHEKEMAIAGVTLLGETNANR, via the coding sequence ATGAAAATTTATTTTGGTAACGATATTGTGAAAATTTCGCGCATCCAAAAAGCCTGTGAGCGGCATCCGCAGTTTTTGGAACGCGTTTTTACGGCCGGCGAAATTGCTCATGCGCAAGGCCGTGTGCAAATGCAATGGGCGTCATTGGCGGGAATTTATGCCGCGAAAGAAGCCGCGGTCAAGGCTCTTACCACCGGGTTCCGTAAAGGTAAATTTACGGACGTGGAAATTTCGTGGAGTGAACTGGGGCAACCGATGCTGCAATGGCACGGTGTGTACGCGGAGCAAGCGCAAAGCCTTGGCATTATAAGCGCCTCGGTTTCCATCAGTCATGAAAAAGAAATGGCTATCGCCGGAGTTACTTTACTGGGAGAGACGAATGCGAATCGTTAA